From Candidatus Angelobacter sp., one genomic window encodes:
- a CDS encoding transcriptional regulator gives MNPELFLQIDRVIHEKGRLAIMSLLGASPQLSFTEMRDTLNMTDGNITAHIRTLQGAGYVSVTKEFQSGRPLTTFALTARGRKAFTTYINLLEQIVGQTRPGK, from the coding sequence GTGAACCCGGAACTTTTTTTGCAGATCGATCGTGTGATCCACGAAAAGGGACGGTTGGCCATCATGTCCCTCCTCGGCGCCTCCCCCCAATTGTCTTTCACCGAAATGCGTGACACCTTGAACATGACAGACGGCAACATCACCGCGCACATCCGCACCTTGCAAGGGGCAGGATACGTGTCCGTCACCAAGGAATTCCAGAGCGGGCGGCCCCTGACCACGTTCGCGCTCACTGCGCGGGGCCGGAAGGCGTTCACGACCTACATCAACCTGCTTGAACAAATCGTCGGGCAGACGCGGCCCGGAAAATAA